From Salvelinus sp. IW2-2015 linkage group LG33, ASM291031v2, whole genome shotgun sequence, one genomic window encodes:
- the LOC111957482 gene encoding uncharacterized protein KIAA1671 isoform X3, giving the protein MVTTETRAQFRRLTASQVFFTGMAAQVEVQTGEVGRTGVGGRLHLSPLADSSNKSLTEGPTNTQGSLIITPESSKPVPAPKPRLTPKPFAVEKTATIRPILAPKPNTKPRPEPTRPTFYKPDPPNGPKPQQPNVTSKHRPVSTNHSRPAPTSYKPSPKLSTGQTTKPVAQPFKPAPLSLGDPSKPTPSQPLGRQKPAAAGLSHSQGPKKPPSVEWSGSTKQEKECGKTASTIRAGGAYLTRTKSMGFLRQIGLEGEERKEDEGPEVTVQLRTQSTGSRPRPVSAIFLPSPTQAESFTPADRWVGRRPLSADLTSKFESIGLSLHRGCPTKTGSKENTPEEGALLRTREGETGAEGTIVTPQAPDSKASALARGSEKKKEEEKDEGKGGGSIKRRISLLLDSSSSSPVVSLRVAAQGPEPHSPVQPVPEADVPLGGVKQRIKKLTEDTVTPPAQTLAVKPHPLPPDLTKRFGSEKSTDLGSPSPSKATDRHESDTDPQGRGKDSVFIFSDQRKVDEHTRGSKEQPTQTSSDPSAGRTAAQRGLEIEAQESHPSSGVQTVRAALFENVVERHSVLLMEEDRAQSNTKSCPKRSVSLKLGDGEKGGSLVTSPYREPVSPSSPLRVEHLFDTVHAVGERRAVSESVPSAQLEDKAMTLRSRHSDGNRPARAEPVEKRPARVQGDLNSAQRGAPASQHEQGPRYLRVGALQKWNTAEVDRGAEVEKGRQREMEKERHMERKEEEKERQREAERRMQMAVEREKPREQDREREEVAAPKRLKMLEADEQPPKPRATYFALTGQIQEIISHGDEGTERGDMEVPFEDFSVMSGQWGSQGKVKRNPSLGKTFGKSSQGQEQEEELMERKQTQARKRETAWDRKTGLEEMEIEKQKQVLEKVRELEREKERQRERKEFEREKQRQLEIERQKQLEHARKREMEKQGELERERQNELENETQRELERQCELERERQCELERERQCELERERLCELERERLCELERERLCELERERLCELERQKEFKRERQRQFDLERQKKLERQRVEELEEIKEMERRQLFRFEKQKQAERERQQLLELEKQILRENMEREEQEKMRQQAIQQEVDQERQRESERERQRESERERQRESERERQSVEELEIIKKLERRQLFEKQNERERQQLQKQRLREKMEKEEQENMRQVARQQEAERQRILERQRRENQERGVLDSLPLRPKVLDLDSVSLGVLHSRGSPHSPGARWKHPSPRGEDHYRPGILDIDSFRSQTQTQPSPTREVFPIAGIKGSDPGSGVRSHTPERDVSRRAGAVGRPSPVWAPSQQELWEQRLGFNEESVDRPMAGPEPPRKPANKPSLEQLLHRQLDRATAPILVPERRWSGMPSEASFPRREPYSPGSPMEQTWFPQDSEPQGHRVEARGQRRSQGYQELNRMRSRSVSRRSAPSESAVEGSLSRMRSRSAHRERDRQSWEQLKQSVDGEEEGRDIDTLVHETDSQYGTWETGLRTDDSLTPATPTSDSNLSQSPRKPIPPHTPGEHAPHSDLDTPDGFSPSVQPEMQILPFPEASTILLDSSALRSRVQLSKMRGPRSRPSRVARQTAAMSVHLEGQTAPTEDWRSRDSTEDNIEFSKQEDSDSEEQERGVDPRSAAASSQPQRVALFPGMDPSALKAQLKKRGDSDNQTDGAAPSPSQLSRSPKSPFLPQASRVLPPSGGKENGEEASPQWLRELKSKKRSSQYENDS; this is encoded by the exons ATGGTTACCACAGAAACCAGGGCTCAGTTCAGACGGTTGACAGCCAGTCAG GTGTTTTTCACAGGGATGGCTGCACAAGTGGAGGTACAGACTGGGGAGGTGGGAAGGACAGGTGTAGGGGGGCGACTGCACCTCAGCCCTCTGGCTGACTCCAGCAACAAGAGCCTAACAGAGGGCCCAACCAACACCCAGGGCTCCCTcatcatcactccagagtccagTAAGCCTGTCCCTGCACCCAAACCACGGCTCACTCCCAAACCTTTCGCTGTGGAGAAAACCGCCACCATCCGGCCCATACTTGCTCCTAAGCCTAATACCAAGCCCCGACCAGAGCCCACTCGCCCTACTTTTTACAAACCTGACCCTCCCAACGGCCCAAAACCTCAGCAGCCGAATGTCACCAGCAAACACAGGCCAGTGTCGACCAACCACAGCCGTCCTGCTCCTACCTCCTACAAGCCCTCTCCCAAGTTGAGCACGGGACAAACCACCAAGCCTGTAGCCCAGCCCTTCAAACCTGCCCCTCTATCACTTGGGGACCCCAGCAAACCAACTCCTTCCCAACCGTTGGGGCGTCAGAAGCCAGCTGCGGCAGGCTTGTCCCACTCACAAGGCCCTAAGAAACCCCCTTCAGTGGAATGGTCCGGATCCACCAAACAGGAGAAAGAATGTGGCAAAACAGCATCCACTATCAGAGCTGGAGGAGCCTATTTGACCAGAACCAAGTCAATGGGCTTCCTCCGTCAGATAGGgctagagggggaggagaggaaggaggatgaaGGGCCAGAGGTCACAGTCCAACTCCGAACCCAGTCTACAGGCTCCAGGCCTAGACCTGTGTCGGCTATCTTCCTGCCCTCTCCCACTCAGGCTGAGTCGTTCACCCCAGCTGATCGCTGGGTCGGGAGACGGCCCCTTTCAGCCGACCTCACCTCCAAGTTTGAGTCCATTGGCCTGTCACTGCACCGCGGCTGTCCTACCAAGACTGGCAGCAAGGAAAACACTCCAGAGGAGGGAGCACTGCTACggacgagagagggggagacgggaGCAGAGGGGACCATTGTTACACCACAGGCCCCAGACAGCAAGGCTTCAGCCCTAGCACGAGGGAGCGAGAagaaaaaagaggaagagaaggatgagggaAAGGGTGGAGGAAGCATTAAGAGACGGATCAGTCTCTTGCTcgattcctcttcttcctctcctgtggTTTCTCTCCGTGTTGCTGCCCAAGGACCGGAGCCTCACTCTCCAGTGCAGCCAGTCCCAGAGGCAGATGTACCACTGGGTGGTGTTAAACAGAGAATCAAGAAGCTAACAGAAGATACTGTTACGCCACCTGCACAGACCCTGGCTGTTAAACCCCACCCTCTGccccctgacctgaccaaaag GTTTGGATCTGAGAAGTCCACAGACCTCGGCAGTCCCTCTCCTAGTAAGGCGACAGACCGCCATGAGAGTGACACTGATCCTCAAGGGAGG GGGAAGGACTCAGTCTTCATCTTCAGTGACCAAAGGAAGGTGGATGAACACACCAGAGGGTCCAAAGAGCAGCCCACCCAGACCTCTTCTGACCCCTCAGCTGGAAGGACTGCGGCACAGCGGGGGCTGGAGATTGAGGCCCAGGAGAGCCACCCGAGCAGTGGGGTGCAGACGGTGCGAGCAGCCCTGTTTGAGAACGTGGTGGAGAGACACAGTGTGCTGCTGATGGAGGAGGACAGAGCGCAGAGCAACACAAAGAGCTGTCCCAAGAGAAGTGTGTCTCTCAAACTGGGGGATGGGGAGAAAGGCGGCAGCCTGGTCACCTCCCCCTACCGCGAGCCTGTCTCCCCCTCCAGCCCGCTTCGTGTGGAGCACTTGTTTGACACGGTGCACgcggtgggagagaggagagccgtTAGTGAGAGTGTCCCCTCGGCTCAGCTGGAGGACAAGGCCATGACCCTCCGTTCCAGGCATTCTGATGGGAACAGGCCAGCTAGGGCTGAGCCAGTGGAGAAGAGACCTGCTCGGGTCCAAGGAGACCTCAATTCGGCTCAGAGGGGAGCACCAGCCTCCCAACATGAACAGGGACCACGCTACCTCAGGGTTGGAGCTCTGCAGAAGTGGAATACTGCTGAGGTGGATAGGGGGgcagaggtagagaaaggaaggCAAAGGGAAATGGaaaaggagagacacatggagagaaaggaggaggagaaagagaggcagagggaagCGGAGAGGAGGATGCAAATGGCTGTAGAGAGGGAGAAGCCGAGAgagcaggacagggagagagaggaagtggcagCACCGAAGCGTTTGAAAATGCTGGAGGCAGATGAGCAGCCACCCAAACCCAGGGCCACCTACTTTGCTCTGACTGGTCAGATCCAGGAAATCATATCCCATGGGgatgagggaacagagagaggggacatgGAAGTGCCCTTTGAAGATTTCTCTGTGATGTCTGGACAATGGGGTTCTCAAGGGAAGGTAAAAAGGAACCCCTCTCTAGGCAAAACTTTTGGGAAAAGCTCCCAAGGTCAAGAACAAGAAGAGGAACTGATGGAGAGGAAGCAAACACAGGCAAGGAAGAGAGAAACGGCATGGGACAGAAAGACCGGGCTGGAGGAGATGGAAATAGAAAAACAGAAACAAGTCCTTGAGAAAGTAAGAGaattggagagggagaaagaacgtcagagggagagaaaggagtttgagagggagaaacagagacagctgGAAATTGAGAGACAGAAACAGTTAGAACatgctagaaagagagagatggagaagcagGGAGAGTtagaaagggagagacaaaatgagttggaaaatgagacacagagagagttggagagacagtgtgagctggagagggagagacagtgtgagctggagagggagagacagtgtgagctggagagggagagactgtgtgagctggagagggagagactgtgtgagctggagagggagagactgtgtgagctggagagggagagactgtgtgagctggagagacagaaagagtttAAAAGGGAGAGGCAGCGACAGTTCGActtagagagacagaagaagttggagagacagagagttgaaGAGTTGGAGGAAATAAAAGAAATGGAGAGAAGGCAACTGTTTAGGTTTGAAAAGCAgaagcaggctgagagagagagacaacagcttCTGGAGCTTGAAAAGCAGATACTGAGAGAgaatatggagagagaggagcaggagaagatgaGACAACAAGCAATACAACAGGAGGTAGaccaggagagacagagggagtcggagcgggagagacagagggagtcggagcgggagagacagagggagtcgGAGCGGGAGAGACAGAGTGTAGAAGAATTGGAGATAATAAAGAAGCTGGAGAGAAGACAACTGTTTGAgaaacagaatgagagagagagacaacagcttCAAAAGCAGAGActgagggagaagatggagaaagaggagcaGGAAAATATGAGACAGGTAGCTAGACAacaggaggcagagagacagagaatcctggagagacagaggagagagaaccagGAGAGGGGGGTGCTGGACTCCTTACCTCTCAGACCTAAAGTGCTGGATCTAGACTCTGTGTCTCTGGGTGTCCTGCACTCCAGAGGCAGTCCCCACTCCCCTGGTGCCCGATGGAAGCATCCATCTCCCCGGGGAGAGGACCACTACAGGCCTGGCATCCTGGACATAGACTCATTCAGGTCCCAGACCCAGACGCAGCCCTCGCCCACTAGAGAGGTGTTCCCTATCGCTGGCATCAAGGGCTCAGACCCAGGTAGTGGGGTGAGATCCCACACTCCAGAGAGGGACGTTAgccgtagggctggtgcagtggGGCGACCCAGCCCAGTGTGGGCCCCCTCTCAGCAGGAGCTGTGGGAGCAAAGGCTAGGATTCAATGAGGAATCGGTGGACAGGCCCATGGCTGGACCAGAACCACCCAGGAAGCCTGCCAATAAACCCAGCCTGGAGCAGCTCCTCCATAGGCAGTTGGACAGGGCCACGGCCCCCATTCTGGTCCCAGAGAGACGCTGGTCTGGTATGCCCAGTGAAGCATCCTTCCCCAGGAGAGAGCCCTACAGCCCTGGGTCCCCCATGGAGCAGACCTGGTTCCCCCAGGACTCAGAGCCCCAGGGGCACAGGGTAGAggccagaggacagaggagatctCAGGGCTACCAG GAGCTGAACCGAATGAGGTCCCGCAGTGTGTCCCGTCGATCGGCCCCGTCTGAGAGTGCTGTGGAGGGGAGCCTGTCCAGGATGAGGAGCAGGAGTGCACATAGAGAGAGGGACCGACAGAGCTGG gagcaGTTGAAGCAGAGTGTGGATGGTGAGGAAGAGGGGCGAGACATAGACACACTGGTCCATGAGACAGACAGCCAGTATGGGACCTGGGAGACAGGACTGCGCACTGACGATag CCTGACTCCTGCCACGCCCACCTCAGACAGCAACCTCAGCCAGTCGCCTAGGAAACCCATTCCGCCCCACACACCAGGGGAACATGCCCCACACAGCGACCTGGACACTCCAGATGGCTTCTCCCCCTCGGTCCAGCCCGAGATGCAAATACTCCCCTTCCCTGAG gcctccaccATCCTGCTGGACTCCAGTGCTCTGCGCTCCAGGGTGCAGCTGAGTAAGATGCGGGGGCCACGTTCGCGCCCCTCCAGGGTGGCTCGTCAGACTGCTGCTATGTCTGTACACCTTGAGGGACAGACCGCACCCACTGAGGACTGGCGCTCCCGAGACTCAACAG
- the LOC111957482 gene encoding uncharacterized protein KIAA1671 isoform X2 gives MVTTETRAQFRRLTASQLSKALHLSARGVTTDPGSIPGCIKTGRDLESHRTTHNWPIVGRVFFTGMAAQVEVQTGEVGRTGVGGRLHLSPLADSSNKSLTEGPTNTQGSLIITPESSKPVPAPKPRLTPKPFAVEKTATIRPILAPKPNTKPRPEPTRPTFYKPDPPNGPKPQQPNVTSKHRPVSTNHSRPAPTSYKPSPKLSTGQTTKPVAQPFKPAPLSLGDPSKPTPSQPLGRQKPAAAGLSHSQGPKKPPSVEWSGSTKQEKECGKTASTIRAGGAYLTRTKSMGFLRQIGLEGEERKEDEGPEVTVQLRTQSTGSRPRPVSAIFLPSPTQAESFTPADRWVGRRPLSADLTSKFESIGLSLHRGCPTKTGSKENTPEEGALLRTREGETGAEGTIVTPQAPDSKASALARGSEKKKEEEKDEGKGGGSIKRRISLLLDSSSSSPVVSLRVAAQGPEPHSPVQPVPEADVPLGGVKQRIKKLTEDTVTPPAQTLAVKPHPLPPDLTKRFGSEKSTDLGSPSPSKATDRHESDTDPQGRGKDSVFIFSDQRKVDEHTRGSKEQPTQTSSDPSAGRTAAQRGLEIEAQESHPSSGVQTVRAALFENVVERHSVLLMEEDRAQSNTKSCPKRSVSLKLGDGEKGGSLVTSPYREPVSPSSPLRVEHLFDTVHAVGERRAVSESVPSAQLEDKAMTLRSRHSDGNRPARAEPVEKRPARVQGDLNSAQRGAPASQHEQGPRYLRVGALQKWNTAEVDRGAEVEKGRQREMEKERHMERKEEEKERQREAERRMQMAVEREKPREQDREREEVAAPKRLKMLEADEQPPKPRATYFALTGQIQEIISHGDEGTERGDMEVPFEDFSVMSGQWGSQGKVKRNPSLGKTFGKSSQGQEQEEELMERKQTQARKRETAWDRKTGLEEMEIEKQKQVLEKVRELEREKERQRERKEFEREKQRQLEIERQKQLEHARKREMEKQGELERERQNELENETQRELERQCELERERQCELERERQCELERERLCELERERLCELERERLCELERERLCELERQKEFKRERQRQFDLERQKKLERQRVEELEEIKEMERRQLFRFEKQKQAERERQQLLELEKQILRENMEREEQEKMRQQAIQQEVDQERQRESERERQRESERERQRESERERQSVEELEIIKKLERRQLFEKQNERERQQLQKQRLREKMEKEEQENMRQVARQQEAERQRILERQRRENQERGVLDSLPLRPKVLDLDSVSLGVLHSRGSPHSPGARWKHPSPRGEDHYRPGILDIDSFRSQTQTQPSPTREVFPIAGIKGSDPGSGVRSHTPERDVSRRAGAVGRPSPVWAPSQQELWEQRLGFNEESVDRPMAGPEPPRKPANKPSLEQLLHRQLDRATAPILVPERRWSGMPSEASFPRREPYSPGSPMEQTWFPQDSEPQGHRVEARGQRRSQGYQELNRMRSRSVSRRSAPSESAVEGSLSRMRSRSAHRERDRQSWLKQSVDGEEEGRDIDTLVHETDSQYGTWETGLRTDDSLTPATPTSDSNLSQSPRKPIPPHTPGEHAPHSDLDTPDGFSPSVQPEMQILPFPEASTILLDSSALRSRVQLSKMRGPRSRPSRVARQTAAMSVHLEGQTAPTEDWRSRDSTEDNIEFSKQEDSDSEEQERGVDPRSAAASSQPQRVALFPGMDPSALKAQLKKRGDSDNQTDGAAPSPSQLSRSPKSPFLPQASRVLPPSGGKENGEEASPQWLRELKSKKRSSQYENDS, from the exons ATGGTTACCACAGAAACCAGGGCTCAGTTCAGACGGTTGACAGCCAGTCAG ctgtctaaggcgttgcatctcagtgctagaggtgtcactacagaccctggttcgattccaggctgtatcaaaaccggccgtgatttggagtcccataggacgacgcacaattggcccatcgtcggccgg GTGTTTTTCACAGGGATGGCTGCACAAGTGGAGGTACAGACTGGGGAGGTGGGAAGGACAGGTGTAGGGGGGCGACTGCACCTCAGCCCTCTGGCTGACTCCAGCAACAAGAGCCTAACAGAGGGCCCAACCAACACCCAGGGCTCCCTcatcatcactccagagtccagTAAGCCTGTCCCTGCACCCAAACCACGGCTCACTCCCAAACCTTTCGCTGTGGAGAAAACCGCCACCATCCGGCCCATACTTGCTCCTAAGCCTAATACCAAGCCCCGACCAGAGCCCACTCGCCCTACTTTTTACAAACCTGACCCTCCCAACGGCCCAAAACCTCAGCAGCCGAATGTCACCAGCAAACACAGGCCAGTGTCGACCAACCACAGCCGTCCTGCTCCTACCTCCTACAAGCCCTCTCCCAAGTTGAGCACGGGACAAACCACCAAGCCTGTAGCCCAGCCCTTCAAACCTGCCCCTCTATCACTTGGGGACCCCAGCAAACCAACTCCTTCCCAACCGTTGGGGCGTCAGAAGCCAGCTGCGGCAGGCTTGTCCCACTCACAAGGCCCTAAGAAACCCCCTTCAGTGGAATGGTCCGGATCCACCAAACAGGAGAAAGAATGTGGCAAAACAGCATCCACTATCAGAGCTGGAGGAGCCTATTTGACCAGAACCAAGTCAATGGGCTTCCTCCGTCAGATAGGgctagagggggaggagaggaaggaggatgaaGGGCCAGAGGTCACAGTCCAACTCCGAACCCAGTCTACAGGCTCCAGGCCTAGACCTGTGTCGGCTATCTTCCTGCCCTCTCCCACTCAGGCTGAGTCGTTCACCCCAGCTGATCGCTGGGTCGGGAGACGGCCCCTTTCAGCCGACCTCACCTCCAAGTTTGAGTCCATTGGCCTGTCACTGCACCGCGGCTGTCCTACCAAGACTGGCAGCAAGGAAAACACTCCAGAGGAGGGAGCACTGCTACggacgagagagggggagacgggaGCAGAGGGGACCATTGTTACACCACAGGCCCCAGACAGCAAGGCTTCAGCCCTAGCACGAGGGAGCGAGAagaaaaaagaggaagagaaggatgagggaAAGGGTGGAGGAAGCATTAAGAGACGGATCAGTCTCTTGCTcgattcctcttcttcctctcctgtggTTTCTCTCCGTGTTGCTGCCCAAGGACCGGAGCCTCACTCTCCAGTGCAGCCAGTCCCAGAGGCAGATGTACCACTGGGTGGTGTTAAACAGAGAATCAAGAAGCTAACAGAAGATACTGTTACGCCACCTGCACAGACCCTGGCTGTTAAACCCCACCCTCTGccccctgacctgaccaaaag GTTTGGATCTGAGAAGTCCACAGACCTCGGCAGTCCCTCTCCTAGTAAGGCGACAGACCGCCATGAGAGTGACACTGATCCTCAAGGGAGG GGGAAGGACTCAGTCTTCATCTTCAGTGACCAAAGGAAGGTGGATGAACACACCAGAGGGTCCAAAGAGCAGCCCACCCAGACCTCTTCTGACCCCTCAGCTGGAAGGACTGCGGCACAGCGGGGGCTGGAGATTGAGGCCCAGGAGAGCCACCCGAGCAGTGGGGTGCAGACGGTGCGAGCAGCCCTGTTTGAGAACGTGGTGGAGAGACACAGTGTGCTGCTGATGGAGGAGGACAGAGCGCAGAGCAACACAAAGAGCTGTCCCAAGAGAAGTGTGTCTCTCAAACTGGGGGATGGGGAGAAAGGCGGCAGCCTGGTCACCTCCCCCTACCGCGAGCCTGTCTCCCCCTCCAGCCCGCTTCGTGTGGAGCACTTGTTTGACACGGTGCACgcggtgggagagaggagagccgtTAGTGAGAGTGTCCCCTCGGCTCAGCTGGAGGACAAGGCCATGACCCTCCGTTCCAGGCATTCTGATGGGAACAGGCCAGCTAGGGCTGAGCCAGTGGAGAAGAGACCTGCTCGGGTCCAAGGAGACCTCAATTCGGCTCAGAGGGGAGCACCAGCCTCCCAACATGAACAGGGACCACGCTACCTCAGGGTTGGAGCTCTGCAGAAGTGGAATACTGCTGAGGTGGATAGGGGGgcagaggtagagaaaggaaggCAAAGGGAAATGGaaaaggagagacacatggagagaaaggaggaggagaaagagaggcagagggaagCGGAGAGGAGGATGCAAATGGCTGTAGAGAGGGAGAAGCCGAGAgagcaggacagggagagagaggaagtggcagCACCGAAGCGTTTGAAAATGCTGGAGGCAGATGAGCAGCCACCCAAACCCAGGGCCACCTACTTTGCTCTGACTGGTCAGATCCAGGAAATCATATCCCATGGGgatgagggaacagagagaggggacatgGAAGTGCCCTTTGAAGATTTCTCTGTGATGTCTGGACAATGGGGTTCTCAAGGGAAGGTAAAAAGGAACCCCTCTCTAGGCAAAACTTTTGGGAAAAGCTCCCAAGGTCAAGAACAAGAAGAGGAACTGATGGAGAGGAAGCAAACACAGGCAAGGAAGAGAGAAACGGCATGGGACAGAAAGACCGGGCTGGAGGAGATGGAAATAGAAAAACAGAAACAAGTCCTTGAGAAAGTAAGAGaattggagagggagaaagaacgtcagagggagagaaaggagtttgagagggagaaacagagacagctgGAAATTGAGAGACAGAAACAGTTAGAACatgctagaaagagagagatggagaagcagGGAGAGTtagaaagggagagacaaaatgagttggaaaatgagacacagagagagttggagagacagtgtgagctggagagggagagacagtgtgagctggagagggagagacagtgtgagctggagagggagagactgtgtgagctggagagggagagactgtgtgagctggagagggagagactgtgtgagctggagagggagagactgtgtgagctggagagacagaaagagtttAAAAGGGAGAGGCAGCGACAGTTCGActtagagagacagaagaagttggagagacagagagttgaaGAGTTGGAGGAAATAAAAGAAATGGAGAGAAGGCAACTGTTTAGGTTTGAAAAGCAgaagcaggctgagagagagagacaacagcttCTGGAGCTTGAAAAGCAGATACTGAGAGAgaatatggagagagaggagcaggagaagatgaGACAACAAGCAATACAACAGGAGGTAGaccaggagagacagagggagtcggagcgggagagacagagggagtcggagcgggagagacagagggagtcgGAGCGGGAGAGACAGAGTGTAGAAGAATTGGAGATAATAAAGAAGCTGGAGAGAAGACAACTGTTTGAgaaacagaatgagagagagagacaacagcttCAAAAGCAGAGActgagggagaagatggagaaagaggagcaGGAAAATATGAGACAGGTAGCTAGACAacaggaggcagagagacagagaatcctggagagacagaggagagagaaccagGAGAGGGGGGTGCTGGACTCCTTACCTCTCAGACCTAAAGTGCTGGATCTAGACTCTGTGTCTCTGGGTGTCCTGCACTCCAGAGGCAGTCCCCACTCCCCTGGTGCCCGATGGAAGCATCCATCTCCCCGGGGAGAGGACCACTACAGGCCTGGCATCCTGGACATAGACTCATTCAGGTCCCAGACCCAGACGCAGCCCTCGCCCACTAGAGAGGTGTTCCCTATCGCTGGCATCAAGGGCTCAGACCCAGGTAGTGGGGTGAGATCCCACACTCCAGAGAGGGACGTTAgccgtagggctggtgcagtggGGCGACCCAGCCCAGTGTGGGCCCCCTCTCAGCAGGAGCTGTGGGAGCAAAGGCTAGGATTCAATGAGGAATCGGTGGACAGGCCCATGGCTGGACCAGAACCACCCAGGAAGCCTGCCAATAAACCCAGCCTGGAGCAGCTCCTCCATAGGCAGTTGGACAGGGCCACGGCCCCCATTCTGGTCCCAGAGAGACGCTGGTCTGGTATGCCCAGTGAAGCATCCTTCCCCAGGAGAGAGCCCTACAGCCCTGGGTCCCCCATGGAGCAGACCTGGTTCCCCCAGGACTCAGAGCCCCAGGGGCACAGGGTAGAggccagaggacagaggagatctCAGGGCTACCAG GAGCTGAACCGAATGAGGTCCCGCAGTGTGTCCCGTCGATCGGCCCCGTCTGAGAGTGCTGTGGAGGGGAGCCTGTCCAGGATGAGGAGCAGGAGTGCACATAGAGAGAGGGACCGACAGAGCTGG TTGAAGCAGAGTGTGGATGGTGAGGAAGAGGGGCGAGACATAGACACACTGGTCCATGAGACAGACAGCCAGTATGGGACCTGGGAGACAGGACTGCGCACTGACGATag CCTGACTCCTGCCACGCCCACCTCAGACAGCAACCTCAGCCAGTCGCCTAGGAAACCCATTCCGCCCCACACACCAGGGGAACATGCCCCACACAGCGACCTGGACACTCCAGATGGCTTCTCCCCCTCGGTCCAGCCCGAGATGCAAATACTCCCCTTCCCTGAG gcctccaccATCCTGCTGGACTCCAGTGCTCTGCGCTCCAGGGTGCAGCTGAGTAAGATGCGGGGGCCACGTTCGCGCCCCTCCAGGGTGGCTCGTCAGACTGCTGCTATGTCTGTACACCTTGAGGGACAGACCGCACCCACTGAGGACTGGCGCTCCCGAGACTCAACAG